The DNA window GGTCTGTGTACAAGGACCAGACAAGAAtctagccaccaccacccccaccaccaccccccagcctctctctcccataataacAGATGATGGCTCAGCGGGGAATTTTAAAAAGCCGGTTAAGGGGCTGAAAGGTCAGGCAGAAAAATGGAACCGAGCTCCACCCTTTTGAAGGTTGAGATTAGCTCCGCCCCCTCCCTGGACTGGCTACGGGCTGCACTTCCAAAGAGAGACCATGCCCATAGCCACCTTGCATTTTCCCCTTTAAGTTGGAGCAAAGGAGGAATTCCCTCTGCTCTGGCTTAAAGGGAAAGTTCTGGGAGCCCTGTGTGTCATGTTTGGAAGCAACATGGTGTCATgtggaagcttcccccccccccaaaaaaaaagtggaGGCATGCTCTATTCCACCCAGGGAAAAATCCCTATGCGGAAGTGGCCATTATTAAGAATTCCTGTAGCACTTTTTAGGGTATATCTCATTTTACATGTGGTTGGTTGGGTAGAGAGATGGTAGTTTGACTAAAATGACCCAATGAACTTCATGTGATAATGTAGGGGGTTTAACCCTCAGTCATCTGCCTTAAAAAAACAAGTATGCTGCTGCTGTTTATTCCAGCACAGTGCTGGGCACAGTTTGGCACATCTGCAAAGTCGCTGTATGACTCGGTGGGGATTCTACTGCTCTGATGAAATCTGGGCAAGTCAATTTATTCCCCCTTCTTCTGTTGTTATAATGTCTCTGTACTTCTTAAGTTGCACTTTCGTCTTGGAAAGAATGTTCTAATCTGTAAGACACCCACAGACAATCTGGGGAAGAGTGTTCCCACATTAATATTTCATGACACTCAGAGAgctgagcagagagagagagagagttggagGGGGAACAGCACAACCCCACAGCGGATGATGTGTCAACTCTCCCCTCTTTATTTCTAGAAAAACATTTGGCGCGCCTGGGTCCGTCCTGAAGGAGCAGAGACGACAGGAGCCCTCGATTTAGGAGGGGCCTCCACTCAAATATCATTCATCCCTGAAGGAACTGCTGAGAATTCTAACAGCACGCTAAATTTCCAGCTATACGGTTACGATTATAGCGTATACACCCACAGCTACCAATGTTATGGGCGAGATGAAGCAGAGAAACAAATGTTAGCATCGGCGTTACAGGTACCCTCCAACAAGTGTTCTTTGTTTAGGGTCTAACTGAAGATAGACTGCATTTGGTTATCGACTGCAGGTATGATAGCTATCGCAAGCATATTTTAAATCCCTGTTCAAATCAGAGCTGTCTTTGGTCGctgatgcatgggagttttacctgaggttcgctgctcactggacccacgctttcctgttggaaatctatgcactagcagtctccaagctcaaatcaggaaatatatgaatccccaccccttgaaatgctgctttgtaattggctgtagggagagaaaagttccctcctcccccaaacccaatttccccataaaaaagcattttaataacaaaaaacaaaaaacggagcaatctgaaaaggggggggggagggataaatccaagcctcggttttaaaaagcctttcttctgttcagaaagagctccaaggaaggaggaagtatttgaatccctgcctctggacatgctgctttgtaattggttgtgagctaaactaagcttgcgtgtcccgcactttgccttatgcacggagatttcacccgggctgagctcaggggagagggaaaaatcgggttaacagaggaatgggaagtcttgggttttgtgaaggctggcagcgaggtaatctctaatggagggaaaactcatgcataactccaaggaacagcctTGACAGacggggggtgaatgtgagtgaaagtacccatgcataaacgaccttagccATGACAAAACATCCAGTTATATACCTGGCTGCACTTTTTCCGTTCTAGGCTCAGTGTGGGAAGGTGAATAGTTCCTTCtgatcctgttttatttttgttaaccTTCAGAATTCAGGCAGTAAATCCAGGATCAACAATCCGTGTTATCCTCGGAATTATGAAACTGTTTTAACGATGAAGCACTTATTCGGAAGCCGTTGCACCGAATTTCTAAGACCCGAGAATTACAATCCAAGCCATCCTGTAACGGTCATGGGAACGGGGGATCCAGCTCTCTGCATGGAGGCCGTGTCTACATTGTTTGATTCGACAGCTTGCAAAGACAGAGAAGACTGTTCATTTAATGGCGTCTACCAGCCAAAAGTGAAAGGGAAGTTTGTGGTGAGTTTGCAGACATAATGTTCTCGCAGTTGGCTTTTCTTCACAGCTTGAACCATAATTGTAAAGCATCTTTTCCCTGACTTTATTCATAGGCCTTTTCAGGATTCTATTATACAGCCAATGCTCTGAATTTATCTGGAGAATTTTCACTGAATGACTTCAACTCAAGCCTCTGGTCTTTCTGTGCAAAGAATTGGGTCCAGGTTTGTATATTTGATATAAACTATAGATGTTACAACTATAGAAAACCAAGTCATCTCAATTCATATGTGTAAATTTCAAGTGATGCATTTTTTCCTACCCCTTTTCATAAAGTTTCGATTCAGGCTAAAAAATAATAACCAAAGTCCTCTGATGCTCATGTACTTCATGCTCGTAACCCTGGGCATGATCAGCCAGTTAAGTGTTAAAACTTTCTAActgaaattaataaaaaaaattaaacttatttttaaaatgtatggcaCAAACCTTTTTGTAGTATATTGATTGATCTAATTATGAATGTTCATTTCGGTCTTTCAGCTTCCATATATGCTGCCTAAGTTTGAGGAAACATACGCAAGATCTTACTGCTTTTCAGCAAACTACATCTATTACCTGCTTGTACATGGGTATAAATTTAATGCAGATACTTGGCCTCAGATCCACTTTCAGAAGGAAGTAAGTTTTAAATGTTCCCCCTCCCAACAAAGATATGGTGGAGGGTCTGAATAAGGTCAGATTTAGAACGACTCCCACAGTAATTCTCTTAGAGTAGCAAAACCAAACAAACCGGATCTAGGCTGGCTCAACCATAAACACAGTAGTCCAAACATTAGGCAACGCCGGACAGTGGATCTGGAAATGTTCTGCTGGCTCTCATTCATTCGAGTAGGGCTTGTGCAAGAAACTTGATGGATTGTGCCTCATGCTAATTAGCGAGTGGGTGAGGATGCCAGTTGGCTTTTTAGCCTCAGGAACCAAACGTCAGGTTGGCCCTGAGCATGAAGAAAAGTGAAGCAATCGTCTGGGGTCGCTGGTTCTCAAAATGTCCCTGCTTTCAACCTCCCTCTTTGCGTCACTTACAAACAATGAGCAGGGAAACGTCAATTTGGGTGGAGAAAATGTCAATGTGCCCGTTCTCGCATCATTTTTAAGATGGGGAGAGTCACTACAGTTCAGCCTTCTCGTTCTATGACGGTAACACGAGAACCTTCAGACCACATGGGAGGAATCCACGGTGCACCTCCTAGGACTGGCATCAGGAGTTGGCATATCCAGGCAGCTGCCGGGGGCCCCAGGACTGCCCACTGTCTGATCCCTAACCAGTGTGGCTTAGTGGAGCAGCTTTGCTTTGTGCCCTCGCCACAGGAAATGGGAGCTCACCCCCAGAGAGCCCTGCCCCATTGGAGGAGCCTCTGAGGATGCCCTCCCAttttctgtgggagggggcaccCAGGGAATAGGAGTTGGCGCTGCTAAGAGCTTGAAGGAGGAGCTCAAAGGAGTCACGCTGCACAGTGTTCCATCCCTGAGAAGGGAAGGTGTATGTATGTGCTCACGCTCAGGGGTCAGCTTGCCCAGGACTCCAAAAAACCAAGAGTGGCTTGATAAACATAAAactgaaacagataaaaggataataggaagtatttcttcacacaacgcatagttaaattgtggaactccctgccccaggatgtggtgatggctgccaacttggaaggctttaagaggagagtggacatgttcatggaggagagggctatctatagctactagtcaaaatggatactggtcacgatcagaggagcatgcctattatattaggtgctgtggaacatagaatactgctgctgcagtcgtcttgtttgtgggcttcctagaagcacctggttgacgactgtgtgaacagactgcaggacttgatgggccttggtctgatccagcatggcttttcttgtgttcttatggctCATGGCACTATTCCCAAGCAAGCACTGCCTCTGTTTCAAGGCAATGGGAATAAGCTGTTTGGTGGACTCTTCCCATGTGGTCCAGGAGTTGTGATCTTAGCTTTGTGGCCCAGGTAGCACCAGGTCCAGCCCTAAAGACAGTACTGATGCAGAGCTAAATAAGGATGGTGAATTTATGAGCCAACTACTGGCAGCCCTAGGGCGAACTTACTAACTACGCTGACCTGGATGCCCAGGATAACCcattctcggaagctaagcaaggttggccctggttagtacttgggtgggagaccaccaaggaagtccagggctgctccaCATAGGTTGGCAATGACAAACAACatccattagtctcttgcctcaaaaactcAACCGGGTTGCCTTAAGTtgcctgcaacttgacagtattTTCCACCACCTTActaaacaccctgacctggatggcccaagctagcctaaactagtcagatcttggaagctgtgcagggtcggccctggttagtacttggatgggagaccaccagggaagttaagagttgctatgcagaggcaggtgatggcaaacatCTCTGTCtcaaaaaccctgtggggttgccataagtttgctgtgacttgatagtactttccaccaccaccaacttaCTAACCAACTTACCCTCCCTCTACCAAGCGTGCCCATCTATTATGAAGAGAAAGAAGCTTGTGCTACTACTGAGATGGAAGCATGAGTTTAAACCAGTAATTTTCTTGTCTGCTGCAATAGCTGTAAATGCTACTGGTGATGGATCCTGATGTGATGTTCTTCTCTGTCTTTTAGGTGGGGAACAGTAGCATTGCCTGGTCCCTGGGCTACATGCTTAGCCTCACCAACATGATTCCAGCCGAGAGTGATCGGGTCTGGTTGCCCGTGAATCCCTCTCTGTTTGCCGGACTTCTACTCTTCTTCACAGCAGTGGCATTACTGTGTCTCATCTTCCTCGTGTACTCATGTGTTGTGTCACGCATGCACAAGAACACCTGCCATGTTGAACATGTATTCGCTGTAGAATAAAACTAGCTCCTAACGAAGCTCTGAACaacttttccccccaaaaaagcaatgTTTTAGAAAAATAAAGAAGGAGCAAAGTAAACAATGACATGGCAACATAAGAGGGTGAACCGAAACACCCAAATACATCTCGTTTATCTTCTGGAACTTTTGTGATACCTCTGAAGTTAGCCAAGACTCTGCTTGTTTCTTGTACAACAAGGAGCAGCAGGCATTTGTTCAGTCTCTAGGAAATATATCCAACAAATAAGGCACCTAGCAGGAAAGCATGGGGATCTGTCAAATAGCTTACTTCTAGGAGTTATAGGCTGCTGcaggtggtggctcagtggtagaacacctgccttgcgtgcagaagatcccaggttcaattcccagcatctccggttaaaaggataaggcagtaggtgaggtgaaagacctcaacctgagaccctggagagccgctgccagtctgagtagacaatcccgaccttggtggaccaatgatctgacacAGTAGAAACCATTTGGTTTGTTTATGCTGAAACAAGCTgtttctgtataaggcagctttatgtatgtGTTTGCTTGAATAGAATGTGCAGCTTCTGTCTTGTTGCTTTAGAATGCCAACCGGTATACCTGCCTGCAAGGAAGAGAACCTGAATATAAGATGACTCCCTTAacgaaggtttttttttttaaattatcgtACATAactaacttgtatgcaaatttaagattTCAAGTGAAAGCAGCAAGGGGGCAGGTTTCCCTGAAGCTTCCCTGCCCTGATTGGCCACCACACCCCTCCCCTGGGCCACTGGGgcttttgcaaataaataaaaaaatcagcactagaatatcagtatatcaatataccattatAACAACAGGTGCAACAGTTTCTATGACTTCCCACCTTTCTCGTCCCTTAGGTTGtgaagatatgcctttttccatTATATCTCTTCAAGGgaagggctagaaacttactttaaaaaatatatgctgaGAAATCAGATAACCTGTTAAACCTTATTGTTACAGCGGTATGTTGATAAATCGACAGTagaatattgatttttttttaaagccccctgaAAGAAATACAGGATCAAGGAATATGGCTGCCGCATGGGTGGGAAAATCCagatttccccacccacccagcagCCATACAAGCTTTaatgcaatctttcccaaaaccttGAAGCAAAGCAGGTTTAAGAAAGACTGGGGAAACCCTAAGAGGTACACAAATGCGCCATGATGCTTTAGGGAAGCAAGGGAAAAATCTACTTCCTAACAACATTGAACTGCGGCAGATAACCTGtacctgtgtggaaatggccttgCTTTCAGGTATACAGGGCAGCCCATAGTGTCCTTTAACCTGTTGTGTTTACTGTGAGGACTCTTAGGGAAGGGCCATTTCTTTATATGCCATCTCATAATCATAGGTTCACAAACAAAACCAGTAACAGCACAGTCAAGAAAACCCAATACAACTAGTGGCAAcagcatcattaaaacaatatggttttaatgttgttacccaccctgggcctggcttcagctggggagaACGGGATAGAAATTtgaaatacaaataaatacataaataaaggcaataaaacagcaggagctGAAAATGCTAAAACATCTCTTTAACAGCAATACAAACCACAAGATATAAGCAGCATCAAATAATTTTGCAGCAATAAAACCCAAGCAATTAAATGAGAGAGAGCAAAACTGGCCACATTTATAGACAtaaaaacaaataactaaaaGCTCAAGAGACTACCTAGCAGCTAAAACTTAACAAAGACATTGGCAGGTCTACAGCAGTGGGAACAGAGTCTCACGAGCAAATGGCCAACACAAAAAAGGCTCTGTCCCTTTTGGCCACTCACCGCACACCAGTAAATGCGGGCACACCCA is part of the Euleptes europaea isolate rEulEur1 chromosome 11, rEulEur1.hap1, whole genome shotgun sequence genome and encodes:
- the ENTPD3 gene encoding ectonucleoside triphosphate diphosphohydrolase 3, with protein sequence MTDNKQLKSTEESLNKEMFTALSRQPCEQTGFRVLYKMPTIVAFVFLLLSIAVIVAITLVQLNQKAVLSPGLKYGIVLDAGSSRTTVYIYEWPAEKENNTGVVSQTFKCNVKGPGISSYGSNPQEIAKPINDCMDKVKEKIPFHLHRHTPVYLGATAGMRLLRLQNETAASEVLESIQNYFTSQPFDFRGAQIITGQEEGVYGWITANYLMGNFLEKNIWRAWVRPEGAETTGALDLGGASTQISFIPEGTAENSNSTLNFQLYGYDYSVYTHSYQCYGRDEAEKQMLASALQNSGSKSRINNPCYPRNYETVLTMKHLFGSRCTEFLRPENYNPSHPVTVMGTGDPALCMEAVSTLFDSTACKDREDCSFNGVYQPKVKGKFVAFSGFYYTANALNLSGEFSLNDFNSSLWSFCAKNWVQLPYMLPKFEETYARSYCFSANYIYYLLVHGYKFNADTWPQIHFQKEVGNSSIAWSLGYMLSLTNMIPAESDRVWLPVNPSLFAGLLLFFTAVALLCLIFLVYSCVVSRMHKNTCHVEHVFAVE